The genome window GAAGCGGGCGAGTTCTCGCTCGCGTGCCTCCCGTTCGCTCACGTCGCGGCTAACTGCGAGGATCCGTTCGTCGCCGTCGATCTCGAGTTTGTTCAGCCAGACTTCCGCAGGGAACGTCGAACCGTCTTTTCTCCGGTGGACGCCGACCAGTTCGTGTCGATCGCCGATACTCATCTCCGCCCACCGTCGACGGAGTGTTTCAGCATCGACGCCGACTTCGAAATCTGGGACCTCCATCGAAAGCAGCTCCTCACGCGTATATCCCAGATTCTTCGCGTGTTTCTCGTTGACGTCGTAGATGGTTCCGTCGAGCCCGTGGACGATGATCACATTTGGCGACTGGTCGAACAGGACCTGTAGCCGCTCTCGATTGCGCTCGAGTTCCCGTTCGCGTTCCTTTTGGGCCGTCACGTCGCGAACCGTTCCGTAGACACAGCGCGGATCACCAGCCTCGTGTCGGGGATCGGCCTGGATACGGACCCATCTGGTCTCCGCCGCTTTCGCGACGATCCGAAACTCGAGATCGATCGAAACGCCACAATCGATCGTCTGGCCGAGTTCGTTCCGGAGCGTGCGTCGATCAGCCGGATGGACGGACTCGAAGACTGTCGTCAGTCCGTCGGCCGTGGGACGTCGACAGCCGAAGAGCTCAGCAGCCCGATCGTCCCACCAGAAGTCGTCGGTACTGGAGTCGTACTCCCAGACGCCGATACCACCGATCTCGAGAGCTGCCTCGATGACCTCCCTGGAACGATCTCGATCGCGGTCTCGATCGAGTGATTCCTCGAAGCGTCGGACGACGTACGCCTGATCGTCGTGTTCGGTTCGTTGGGTGGCGACAACGACGCGACGTCGCTCGCCGTCCGACCGTTCGACCTCGAGCGGCGAGCCGTCGACCAGTCGTTCCACCCGCCCGTCGTCTGTGAGTGCTTCGCCGTGGGCCGTTCGCGTTCGCTCCGGGTGGAGGTCGAGTAGCTCCCGTCCACACAGCTCGTCTCTCGAGCAGCCGAGAAGCCGCTCTGCAGCATCGTTGGCTCCAGTGATCCGCCGACTGTCGGCCTCGGCGATCACGGTCGGCTCCGGGATCGCGTCGAGGACGGTAGCCGCTGGAAGCGAACCGAGCGGGGTTTCGTTCACCGTGACCGGAATGTAGTCAGTTTCGACAGATAAGCCCTCGTATCGCGGAGCGCGTCGCCATCGCGACACATGTACTCTCGCTGTATTGTCTAGTGTAACCTCGGCTGACCGTCCGAAGTGGTGTCACGCGACACACGTATGTCTCGTGGCTGCGAACGACTGTCATGAGCGTCGATCCGTCCGCAGAGACGCCGAACTATCGACAGCTCTCGGCTGTGGAGTTCGATGACCGAATCGCAGACCTCCGTGAACGGTACGCCGACTGCGATCTGTGTGCGTACGACTGTGGCGTCGACCGAACGGCCGGGCAGATAGGAGCCTGTCAGTCCGACGATACGGCACACATCGCCTCGTATTTCGCCCACTTCGGCGAAGAAGACTGCCTGCGGGGCCACAACGGCAGCGGCACGATCTTTTTCGCCCGCTGCAACATGAAGTGCGTCTTCTGTCAGAACTTCGAGAGCAGCCACGACGCCCAGGGCGAGCCAGCTACGCCGGTGGAGATCGCCGAGATGGCCCTCGAACTCGAGGCCAACGGCTGTCATAACGTCAATCTCGTCTCGCCGACCCACCACTCACCGCGAGTCCTCGAGGCGATCAAGCTCGCGAGCGAACGGGGTCTCGAGGTGCCGATCGTCTGGAACTGCGGCGGCTACGAGTCGCCGGAAATCCTCGAGCGCCTCGAGGGGATCGTCGACATCTACATGCCGGACGTCAAGTGGTCTGAGGACGGCGCTGCGGCGATGTACTCGAAGGCACCGAACTACTGGGAGACCGTCCAGGAGTCAGTACGCGAGATGCACCGCCAGGTTGGTGACCTCCGACTGGACGACACCGGAATCGCGACTGGCGGCCTCCTCGTGCGCCACCTCGTGATGCCGAATCACGTCGAGAACGCGGAGCGGATTCTCGAGTTCGTCGCCGAGGAACTCTCCGAGGAGACGTTCGTCAACGTCATGGCGCAGTACCAGCCGTACTACAAGGCCAAAACGGAGGAACGCTACGCGGATATCGGTCGTCCGATCACTCCCGAAGAGTATGAGGCCGTAATCGCCTACGCCTGCGAGGTCGGGCTCGAGCGACTCTCGCTCGACGCGTCGATGCTCGAGAGACGCTCGGGACTCCTCGGATACTTCTGATGCTGCCGGACAGAACGAGTGTGAGCATTCATTATTCCCGTCAGACGAATGCGCTTGACTGAGTTCTATCTAACAGTATGAGTCAGAACGTGATTCGAGCAGGATTGCTGGAAAACGTGCTCAGGCTTCGAGGGCAAGACCCGCCCGTTTGAGGGCGTCGTCGGTCTCGAGGTCGTCGTGGATGACGCCTGAGACGGCGGTGGCGATGGCTTCGGGATCGTCGTGCTGGAAGATCGATCGACCCATCGAGACGCCGGCGCCGCCCGCATCCATTACGCCACGAACCATCTCGACGGTCTCGCGGTCGGTTCCTTTCGAGCCGCCGGCGATGACGACGGGGAGTCGGGTCGACTCGACGACGTGCTGGAAGCTCTCGGCGTCGCCGCTGTAGCCGGTTTTGACGACGTCAGCACCGAGTTCTTCTGCGAGGCGGACAGCGTGGCCGAGGGACTCTGCGTCCGTCGAATCGATGCCGGGACCGCGAGCGTAGGCCATCGCCAGGACCGGGAGGCCATACCGGGCGGCGTCTCGGCTGAGTTCGGCGAGGTCCTCGATCTGTTTCGGTTCGTACGTCGAGCCGACGTTGATGTGCAAGGAGACGGCGTCGGCACCGGCCCGGAGAGCTTCCTCGACCGTGGCTGTCATCCGCTTGTCGTTTTCGTCCGGGCCGATCGTCGTCGAGCCGTTGACGTGGACGATGTAGCCCTTGCCGTTTTTATTTTCGTGGACGCGCGGGGCGACCCCTTTTTGTGTGAGGACGGCGTCAGCACCGCCGCGAGTGACGCCGTCGATCGTCGATTCGATGTCTTTCAGTCCTTTGACGGCTCCCATCGTAATCCCGTGGTCCATGGGGATGATGACGAATTTGCCGTCTGTGCCGATTCGCTCGAGTCGTGCCTCAGTGCCTGTGGTGGTCATTGCGGATCAGTAGCAAGCTTGCAGTTATGGGTGTTCTGGTTCCGGGGCGTCCGGATCGGGTCGGCCGTCGCCGGTGCCGCGGACCGCGCCGGC of Natrarchaeobaculum sulfurireducens contains these proteins:
- a CDS encoding PAS domain-containing protein, with the protein product MNETPLGSLPAATVLDAIPEPTVIAEADSRRITGANDAAERLLGCSRDELCGRELLDLHPERTRTAHGEALTDDGRVERLVDGSPLEVERSDGERRRVVVATQRTEHDDQAYVVRRFEESLDRDRDRDRSREVIEAALEIGGIGVWEYDSSTDDFWWDDRAAELFGCRRPTADGLTTVFESVHPADRRTLRNELGQTIDCGVSIDLEFRIVAKAAETRWVRIQADPRHEAGDPRCVYGTVRDVTAQKERERELERNRERLQVLFDQSPNVIIVHGLDGTIYDVNEKHAKNLGYTREELLSMEVPDFEVGVDAETLRRRWAEMSIGDRHELVGVHRRKDGSTFPAEVWLNKLEIDGDERILAVSRDVSEREARERELARFRQAIEAAGHAIFLTDVDGTITYVNPAFEEITGYAAEEAIGERPSILNSGQMDTRYFQEQWSAILAGELWEEEIVNRRKSGDIYHAHQTIAPITDDGDVQEFVAIQTDVTERKEQERQLNTLDRVLRHNLRNELNVINGHAEVIQAMGTQTHVTHAERIVESATSLLETAEKGRKITSLLSEPARRKPVDVGVAVERAVSSVHDTEVDIRVSTPGEAIATATDRLEEAIEELVDNASRHADRSTPTLEIDITVDETVTVRIADDGPGIPEMERQILDETQTESDLSHGSGLGLWFVYWVVRRSGGRLSFEENDPRGSVVTIELERARSVE
- a CDS encoding radical SAM protein — its product is MSVDPSAETPNYRQLSAVEFDDRIADLRERYADCDLCAYDCGVDRTAGQIGACQSDDTAHIASYFAHFGEEDCLRGHNGSGTIFFARCNMKCVFCQNFESSHDAQGEPATPVEIAEMALELEANGCHNVNLVSPTHHSPRVLEAIKLASERGLEVPIVWNCGGYESPEILERLEGIVDIYMPDVKWSEDGAAAMYSKAPNYWETVQESVREMHRQVGDLRLDDTGIATGGLLVRHLVMPNHVENAERILEFVAEELSEETFVNVMAQYQPYYKAKTEERYADIGRPITPEEYEAVIAYACEVGLERLSLDASMLERRSGLLGYF
- a CDS encoding 2-amino-3,7-dideoxy-D-threo-hept-6-ulosonate synthase is translated as MTTTGTEARLERIGTDGKFVIIPMDHGITMGAVKGLKDIESTIDGVTRGGADAVLTQKGVAPRVHENKNGKGYIVHVNGSTTIGPDENDKRMTATVEEALRAGADAVSLHINVGSTYEPKQIEDLAELSRDAARYGLPVLAMAYARGPGIDSTDAESLGHAVRLAEELGADVVKTGYSGDAESFQHVVESTRLPVVIAGGSKGTDRETVEMVRGVMDAGGAGVSMGRSIFQHDDPEAIATAVSGVIHDDLETDDALKRAGLALEA